The following coding sequences are from one Maniola jurtina chromosome 14, ilManJurt1.1, whole genome shotgun sequence window:
- the LOC123871647 gene encoding serine protease inhibitor 77Ba-like: MRVVIFLLFFISASFGDLDFNSKTRNFSVELFYHTLQGSDRDVVISPYIVWSLLISMAYETAGMTWEEVSKVFLLTEDRSEIVEEFMKLRTSVLVNEGAAINLLNFLFYDEHFKVYSDSIRRLEDDFRFITQRLYFEVPQQAAGSAMRTLRSYDVPLRTLIRTEDFVDSTMIMCNYLSFTARWLKPFNVSDTSQDQYRDGNEMGKANMMYMKTRLRSSNFESLHASVTELPYRGDGKYCMLLVRPYSGYDVRHVLESLRGVSLKDVLDTLQQEATELGLREVEVKLPRYATNSRVILNMPLFNMGLSDVFDRNFANFNNFAEDKIYIGEIAHRVTIVITESETIVHTTTPAYGLNTRGPVKRIPVKEPFIFFIIEKSSATVLFGGSYSKIDLF; this comes from the coding sequence ATGCGTGTGgtcatatttttactatttttcatCTCTGCGTCGTTcggtgatttagattttaattctAAGACTAGAAATTTTAGTGTCGAACTTTTCTATCACACCCTGCAAGGTTCAGATCGAGATGTTGTGATATCACCTTATATCGTTTGGTCTTTGCTTATAAGTATGGCGTACGAAACGGCGGGAATGACCTGGGAAGAAGTTTCGAAGGTGTTTTTACTGACGGAGGACCGAAGCGAAATCGTGGAAGAGTTCATGAAACTGAGAACGTCAGTGCTCGTGAACGAAGGCGCGgctataaatttattaaatttcctTTTTTATGACGAACATTTCAAAGTTTATTCTGATAGTATAAGGAGATTAGAGGATGATTTTCGCTTCATAACTCAGCGTCTCTACTTCGAAGTGCCTCAGCAAGCGGCGGGGTCGGCGATGCGCACCCTACGCTCATACGACGTACCTCTCAGGACATTGATAAGAACCGAAGATTTCGTAGATTCGACGATGATCATGTGCAATTATTTATCATTCACTGCGCGATGGTTGAAGCCCTTTAACGTTTCGGACACGTCGCAAGATCAATATAGAGATGGCAACGAGATGGGAAAAGCGAACATGATGTATATGAAAACTCGGCTTCGTTCCTCGAACTTTGAGTCGCTGCACGCCTCCGTCACGGAATTGCCCTACAGGGGTGACGGTAAATACTGCATGCTTCTTGTGCGACCTTACAGCGGATATGACGTCAGACATGTCCTCGAAAGCCTCAGAGGAGTCTCGTTGAAGGATGTCCTCGACACGCTGCAACAGGAAGCCACCGAGCTCGGCCTGAGGGAGGTGGAGGTAAAGTTGCCGCGGTATGCGACCAATTCAAGGGTTATTTTAAACATGCCGTTGTTTAATATGGGACTTTCGGATGTTTTCGACAGGAATTTCGCTAATTTCAACAATTTTGCTGAAGACAAAATATACATTGGTGAAATTGCGCACAGAGTGACCATCGTCATTACGGAGTCCGAGACGATAGTGCACACCACTACACCGGCGTATGGGCTCAACACAAGAGGTCCAGTGAAGCGGATTCCTGTGAAAGAGCcgtttattttctttataatagaGAAGTCTTCTGCTACTGTACTCTTTGGCGGATCATATTCCAAAATCGATTTATTTTAG